The Fusarium graminearum PH-1 chromosome 2, whole genome shotgun sequence genome includes a region encoding these proteins:
- a CDS encoding geranylgeranyl pyrophosphate synthetase produces MAQSVPPASSHGQLTVGEVGTSVNSVPYARHEEIIRAPLTYLLNLPGKDVRSKMIAAFNQWLKIPEDKLDVIKRIIMLLHNASLLLDDIQDSSKLRRGLPVSHSIFGIAQTINAANYAFFLAQQELPKLGDARAFEIFTEELLHLHRGQGMDIYWRDASICPTEEEYFTMVSNKTGGLFRLAVKLMQLASESDKDYVPLVNVLGVIFQIRDDYLNLQSGNYAKNKGFGEDLTEGKFSFPIIHSIRSNPANIQLSSILKQRTTDIDVKLFAVGYIESTGSFEHCRRKLVELTAEARAIMENIADGRSEDLESYACILLSKLILYNRLTYKVPAAQVIHGASGGYSTAPKPRILAQQIATVRAPHLQYAT; encoded by the exons ATGGCTCAATCAGTACCCCCAGCTTCGTCGCACGGACAGCTAACCGTAGGGGAAGTCGGAACTTCAGTAAACTCGGTACCTTATGCTCGCCATGAAGAA ATTATCCGCGCTCCACTTACCTATCTTCTTAATCTACCAGGTAAAGATGTTCGGAGCAAAATGATAGCGGCTTTCAACCAGTGGCTCAAAATCCCCgaagacaagcttgatgttaTCAAGCGCATTATCATGTTACTGCACAATGCATCACTCCT GCTTGACGATATCCAAGACTCCTCAAAACTCCGCCGTGGGCTGCCGGTGTCGCATAGCATCTTCGGCATTGCTCAAACTATCAATGCTGCCAACTATGCCTTCTTTCTGGCCCAGCAAGAGCTTCCCAAGTTGGGAGATGCTCGCGCGTTTGAGATCTTCACTGAAGAATTGCTACATCTGCACCGAGGTCAGGGCATGGATATCTACTGGAGAGATGCCTCCATCTGCCCAACTGAGGAAGAGTATTTCACCATGGTCTCCAACAAAACTGGAGGACTCTTCAGGCTAGCTGTCAAACTGATGCAATTGGCGAGCGAGAGTGATAA AGATTACGTTCCGCTCGTTAACGTGCTGGGAGTCATTTTCCAAATTCGCGATGACTATCTAAACTTGCAGAGCGGCAATTacgccaagaacaagggaTTTGGTGAAGACCTGACAGAGGGGAAGTTTTCCTTCCCCATCATCCACAGCATCCGCTCAAACCCGGCCAACATTCAGCTCTCCAGTATCCTGAAGCAGCGAACGACGGACATTGATGTAAAACTGTTTGCAGTTGGGTACATTGAGTCGACTGGCTCATTCGAGCATTGCCGGCGGAAGCTTGTCGAGCTAACAGCTGAGGCGAGAGCAATAATGGAAAATATAGCGGATGGTCGATCTGAAGATCTTGAG TCTTACGCTTGCATCTTACTAAGTAAGCTTATCCTTTACAA CCGGCTAACATACAAAGTCCCAGCAGCTCAGGTCATACATGGTGCCAGTGGTGGCTACTCTACGGCGCCAAAGCCTCGTATCCTAGCACAACAGATTGCAACTGTTCGCGCCCCCCACCTGCAGTATGCAACTTAA